ACGCGCCGAAGACGCCAGCCGCGGCTGGACGAGGCCGGACGCTGACGCGCGCAGCCCGACCGGACCGGAGCCCGCCGATGCGAGCGCGTCGGTTTAATCGCCGGGCTGATGGCCGTGCGGCGACGACGCCGGACCCTCGAGCGCAGACGTGCCAGGGATCGCCAGTGAGTCGAGGATGATCGCCACCTCCGAAGATGCGCCGATGGTTCCACGCGCAACGGCGACCGCCTTCGAGCCTCGTCGGCGCGCGACCCGCGAGTCCGTGGCCGGACGGCGCCGCGCGACGATGCTCGCACTTCGGCTCGGCAGCGCCCTCCGTGAAGCCCGGATCGCGGCGAGCCTGAGCCAGACGGAGCTCGCAGCCCGAACCGGCACCTCGCAGCCGACGATCAGTGCCCTCGAGCTCGGGCGCGGCGCCGCGTCGTCGCTCGATCGGTGGGCGTCCGTATTCGGGAGTCTCGGCCTCCAGCTCG
The DNA window shown above is from Chloroflexota bacterium and carries:
- a CDS encoding helix-turn-helix transcriptional regulator — translated: MLALRLGSALREARIAASLSQTELAARTGTSQPTISALELGRGAASSLDRWASVFGSLGLQL